From one Pecten maximus chromosome 8, xPecMax1.1, whole genome shotgun sequence genomic stretch:
- the LOC117333337 gene encoding glycine-rich cell wall structural protein-like — MFALAILASLAAVSFAQHYGGYPMGGYIGHRVHHGYPKGGFIIGGGYMGHPRGGYHKVMRRPIIGGYPKGGPKIAVPMFKGGYVGGYPKGGLIGGKGGILGGYSKGGFIGGFNGMHSGLSSGGLIGGHSGMSNGFVQQQSIGVGQIGGQSFGRSISNGFDSPFEDDFGIISSNTGGVFGGDDVVGFSGGPFQAITGDDFSAIRGSAGGALIGEDNGISFGGNGGAIIGDETAIAFGNNGGSAISEDGGTSFSGNGVAFANDDFATSFGNGNGIGLGHGIGHGHGLGFDNGLGGFVGGHGNGFVQPMGISSGFVGGHGGIMHKGFGGMKKGGFMGMHKGFGGLKKGGLIGGGY; from the exons ATGTTCGCCCTTGCTATCCTTGCCTCCCTTGCCGCAGTCTCTTTTGCCCAACATTATG GTGGTTATCCAATGGGTGGCTACATCGGACACAGAGTCCATCATGGATACCCAAAAGGCGGATTTATAATTGGTGGCGGATATATGGGACACCCAAGAGGTGGATATCACAAGGTGATGCGCCGTCCCATCATCGGTGGTTACCCTAAGGGAGGTCCCAAGATAGCTGTACCAATGTTTAAGGGAGGATACGTCGGTGGATACCCCAAAGGTGGACTCATCGGAGGAAAGGGTGGTATTCTTGGAGGATATTCAAAGGGCGGTTTCATTGGAGGATTTAATGGCATGCACAGTGGACTTTCCAGCGGAGGATTGATCGGAGGACACAGTGGAATGAGCAACGGATTTGTCCAACAACAAAGCATCGGAGTCGGACAGATCGGGGGTCAATCATTTGGCAGATCCATTAGTAATGGTTTCGATTCACCATTTGAAGATGATTTTGGCATTATTTCATCTAATACAGGTGGAGTTTTCGGTGGTGACGATGTTGTTGGATTTTCAGGAGGTCCCTTCCAAGCTATTACTGGTGATGATTTCTCAGCCATCAGAGGAAGCGCAGGAGGAGCTCTTATTGGTGAGGATAATGGAATCTCCTTTGGAGGTAATGGAGGCGCTATCATTGGTGATGAAACCGCAATTGCCTTCGGAAATAACGGTGGTTCTGCTATCAGTGAAGACGGAGGAACCTCTTTTTCTGGAAATGGAGTTGCCTTTGCCAATGATGACTTCGCAACCAGTTTCGGAAACGGCAATGGAATAGGACTTGGACATGGTATTGGACATGGACATGGGTTGGGATTCGACAACGGATTAGGAGGTTTTGTCGGAGGCCATGGTAACGGATTTGTCCAGCCAATGGGAATATCAAGTGGTTTTGTGGGAGGACATGGGGGCATCA TGCATAAAGGATTCGGAGGTATGAAGAAGGGAGGCTTTATGGGAA TGCATAAAGGATTTGGAGGTTTGAAGAAGGGCGGCCTTATCggag